CTAATATCCATCAGTTCCCGGTAAGTATGGTTCATCACATCTTCCATGACCCGGTAAAAAATCCGGGACCGCGGCTGATTGCGCGGCGTTGTAAGAATAGCGTATCCTCCGGGTTTCAGAAATTTCCGGTGCCAATCCATAACTTCCGGCTTGTATTCGTCGGGAAAATGCTCCAGCAACCCCACACTGATAATCAGATCAAACTCTTTACCAAAGGAAAGATCACGAATATCCTCCACCAGATAATACAGATTCATCCCATTTTTATACCAGACTTTTGGCTGCCCCGTGGAAGAATCTGTTCCAAGGAACGGGTAAGTTTCCGGGAAGTCGCCAAAACGGGTCGTCTTGCAAAACTCGTCGTAATCGACCAGCACGCATTCCCCGCCCGGATACATCGCTTGAAGCTGCATGGCTTCATATCCCTCTGCCGCTCCCAGAAATAAGATCCGCGGCTTATCCAAATCCAGTCCCTGGAAGAGTGCCCTTTTCCCCCTTGGATCCCATATGCCATCCTGTATACGGTGGGCATAATTCCAAAGATGAATCATCATCAGGTCTTTGAAGGCATATCTGACCTCCTTCAAGTTAAATCCCGACACATGCTTCCAAAACGATTTGGCCGCCTCCGATTTTTCAGCCGGTACATTTTTCTCGAACCATTCATGAAAAGATTTGTTGAAATACTCCCAGGAAGTATGGGCAGGCATGGACTTCCCCTGTTTTTTTTCCAGGAAGTACGGGTCTTTGACATATTCTCAACCTGATATGGCTTTCCAACCTCTTTCCAGCTAAGCAAAGACCAGTCTCTTACTATATTTGCGTTTAAAAAACGGTCGGGATGCAGATTGCGAGCATTGCGCAGATCAATCCTATAATTGGGTGTGAGTCTGGTAGTCTCCAAAGGCAGCTCGTAAAACGGTTCACCCGGATGCTGAATCTGGACAGACACGGCTTTCCCTCCTTCAAAAGATATTCTTGATATGAAACATTTTCAACATGGAATGTTCTTTACTTATATGTATGTTCTTGGAAAAGAAAGCGATTTCTTTTTTATTCAGCAAAAAGACCACTTATGGAAAGCGGCCTTCCCCTATAAGGAGAAAGCCGCCTCACATTTATCTGTTATCCACTTGTTCCGGATACATATCATGGTTCATCATCCGGTGCTCGGCCATCTGTTCATACTTGGTGCCGGGCTTTCCATAATTGCAATAAGGATCAATGGAGATACCGCCGCGCGGAGTGAATTTGCCCCACACTTCAATGTATTTCGGCTGCATCAGTTCTATCAGATCATCCATAATGACATTCACACAATGCTCGTGGAAATCTCCATGATTGCGGAAGCTGAACAGGTACAGCTTGAGTGATTTGCTCTCTACCATTTTCTGATCAGGGATATAGCTGATATAGATGGTAGCGAAATCAGGCTGGCCCGTCATCGGGCACAAGCTTGTAAATTCAGGGCAGTTGAACTTGACGAAGTAATCCCTGTCCGGTTTTTTATTGTCAAAGGATTCCAGAACACCCGGGTCATACTGGGTAGGATACTGGGTCTTCTGGTTTCCGAGTAAAGTCAGCCCCTCTATTCCTTTTTCATGAGACACTTCTGTTCGCTCCTTTTCGAATAACATTCTTTTACATCTGCGTAACGTATTTTCTACACACCGCGTTTATTGCCCCAAAGAAAAGCATGAAGCTGCGGAAGTACCATTACATCATTCAAATCCCCGGATGCAACGGTTTTCCGGATAAGCCATTCATACCGGTCAAGGAGCTGCTCAAGCAGTTTTGCGTTATCAGCCGTATAAATATCCGGGTTGCCAACCTGAAGATACATCGGTACGAGAGGATACCTTTGATGAACCCGTTTAGCATATTGAAAATCAATGTCGTCAAATACGACTACTTTCAGGCTTACCCGCTGCATGGGGTGGCTTTGCATGCGTCCCCGTAACTTTTCTGCAATCTTGTCAAGCATGCCCCAATCGGTTGTCATACCGGAACTTGGAGGCTTAGGGGATAAAGTAACGTCATCCACAGCCAAAAGCCAGTCCTGCCACTTGGAGCCCTGGGTCTCAATGGCTGTACGGATTCCTTGAGACTGCAAAAGGCTCACGAGTTTCCCCATTTGTGAAAGCAGCACCGGATTACCGCCTGATATCGTAACATGGGAAAATCTCTTTCCGCCAAGGCGTTTCAGTTCTTCCACAATATCTTCCGGAGACAGCATCCGGATTTGATCTTTGCCGCTTCCGTCCCACGTAAAGGAGGAATCACACCAGCTGCATCTGTAATCACAGCCGGCTGTCCGTACAAACATCGTTTTTTGGCCAATGACCATACCTTCTCCCTGAATTGTTGGCCCGAATATTTCCAGCACAGGAATATTAGTCACCGGTGATCCACTCCCGTCTGGCCTCTGCAAAGCTGGTCGGTGTTTCGTAAAGGCGGACGAATTCTACCCGGGCACCTTGTTCTTCCATGATCCGGTCCGGAAGAGACTCCTCCATTTTTTCAAACAGCCAGACCACCATATTCTCCGCAGTTGTATTCATAGCCGGGAGTGTTTCGTTCAGATAACGGTGATCCAAATAAGGCTCGATATCCTGTTTCCAAATTTCCTTGATATCAGCAAAGTCCACCATCAGGCCGATATCATTCACGCGGCCGCTAATCCCGAAGACCGCTTTATAGGTATGCCCGTGCAGATTTTTACATTTTCCTTCATAGGCATGCAGATGATGGGACGCGTCGAAAGTGAATTCTTTACTGACTAACACCCGTTTATGATGATAACGAAGCTGGCTGCACGCAATATCCTGACCTGCCCGCTGCAGCTTATCTACAATACGGAAATCACCTGGACGCGTCATTGTATTACAGCCCCTTTCACCGCCAGTTGTTGTTCATATTGCTTGAGTCCCGCATTTCTAAGTTTGCATGCCGGACACTCTCCGCACCCGCTGCCCATAACTCCGTTATAGCAGGTTAACGTTTTTTCTTTAACAAATTCATAGGCGCCGAGCTGATCGGCCAGTTCCCATGTCTGGGCTTTGTTTAGCCACATTAAAGGTGTATGAATGACAAACGGATAATCCATAGCCAGATTAAGTGTCACATTCAATGACTTGATGAAAGCGTCCCGGCAATCCGGATACCCGCTAAAATCCGTTTCGCATACTCCCGTAACCAGATGCCTTGCCCCCGCCTGCTTAGCCATAACAGCCGCAAATGTAAGAAACAGCATGTTTCTTCCGTCTACAAAAGTGGAAGGCGGTTCCCCTTCCTTTTCTTCTATGGCCATGTCTTTTCGGGTCAAAGCGCTGGGCGCCAGCTGATTCAACAGGCTCATGTCCAGAACCGTATGCTTTAAGCCCAGTTCTTCTGCAATGCTTTTAGCCACTTTCATTTCCAAACTGTGTCTTTGCCCGTAATCAAAAGTTACGGTTTCTACCTCACCAAATTGCCGGAGAGCCCAGAACAAACACGTAGTGCTATCCTGCCCCCCGCTAAATACAACAATAGCTTTCTCTTGTTTCACAGTAATTCAGCTCCTTAGTTTTTTATAGAGGGAAGATCTCGAACCTCTCCCATGCTGTAGCAGCACGGATTTTCTTTTATAAAATAAGCATACAGCTGGGACAAAGGCTATTATACCGGATTCCCCTGCTCCTGGCTATGTCCTTTCTTATCCAGCCTCTTGTATTCTCTTCACGGCTGCTGTACAATGGAATACAATTTAGGGAAAACGATCAGCATCTAAAATTCTATAACCTGTCAACATCGAGGATTGGGAGAGTAATCCTGATAGAGCGGTAACAGCGAACCGGGTTGGTGGAAGCCGGTACTAAGCATCAGGATGAAGCGCCCCCAGGAGATGGTCTTCTGAACAGCTTTTCAGCTTGTGTAGGAAGATCCGGCATTCACCCCGTTAGCGTGCAAAGCGGCCGTAACAACCGGCTGGTATGAATAATACTTGTCCGTTATTGTTATCCGGCACCAAGAGTGGTACCGCGGGAACTGCAGGCTCTCGTCTCTTTTTAAGGAGACGGGAGCCTTCTTTTTTTGAAAGGAGGAAGTATCTTGTCTATGTTAACGAAATATGCGGCCCATCTGCTAAAAGACGTCCTTCCCTTGGACGCAGAGGATATTCATCAGGTACTGGAACCCCCCCTTCCGGGGACATGGGGGATGTAGCCTTCCCCTGCTTTCATGCTTCCAAACTGCTTAGGAAGCCGCCGGCACAGATAGCTGCCGAGCTTGCGGCCGCCATTCATGCAGAAGGAGTCAGGGCAGAAGCGGCAGGCCCTTACATCAATTTATTCTTTACTCCCTCTGTATACGGGGACCTGCTTCTTCAAGGAATGATGAATCCGGAATTCGGCAAACCTGATCTGGGCCAAGGAAAGCGGGTCATTATCGACATGTCTTCCCCGAATATCGCCAAGCCGTTCGGCATTGGGCACTTACGTTCTACTGTGATCG
This Paenibacillus larvae subsp. larvae DNA region includes the following protein-coding sequences:
- a CDS encoding class I SAM-dependent methyltransferase, which produces MPAHTSWEYFNKSFHEWFEKNVPAEKSEAAKSFWKHVSGFNLKEVRYAFKDLMMIHLWNYAHRIQDGIWDPRGKRALFQGLDLDKPRILFLGAAEGYEAMQLQAMYPGGECVLVDYDEFCKTTRFGDFPETYPFLGTDSSTGQPKVWYKNGMNLYYLVEDIRDLSFGKEFDLIISVGLLEHFPDEYKPEVMDWHRKFLKPGGYAILTTPRNQPRSRIFYRVMEDVMNHTYRELMDIRQMGLYVYENGFDILRHGFIKVHNGIVARPR
- the queF gene encoding preQ(1) synthase, which produces MSHEKGIEGLTLLGNQKTQYPTQYDPGVLESFDNKKPDRDYFVKFNCPEFTSLCPMTGQPDFATIYISYIPDQKMVESKSLKLYLFSFRNHGDFHEHCVNVIMDDLIELMQPKYIEVWGKFTPRGGISIDPYCNYGKPGTKYEQMAEHRMMNHDMYPEQVDNR
- the queE gene encoding 7-carboxy-7-deazaguanine synthase QueE, with translation MTNIPVLEIFGPTIQGEGMVIGQKTMFVRTAGCDYRCSWCDSSFTWDGSGKDQIRMLSPEDIVEELKRLGGKRFSHVTISGGNPVLLSQMGKLVSLLQSQGIRTAIETQGSKWQDWLLAVDDVTLSPKPPSSGMTTDWGMLDKIAEKLRGRMQSHPMQRVSLKVVVFDDIDFQYAKRVHQRYPLVPMYLQVGNPDIYTADNAKLLEQLLDRYEWLIRKTVASGDLNDVMVLPQLHAFLWGNKRGV
- the queD gene encoding 6-carboxytetrahydropterin synthase QueD, with protein sequence MTRPGDFRIVDKLQRAGQDIACSQLRYHHKRVLVSKEFTFDASHHLHAYEGKCKNLHGHTYKAVFGISGRVNDIGLMVDFADIKEIWKQDIEPYLDHRYLNETLPAMNTTAENMVVWLFEKMEESLPDRIMEEQGARVEFVRLYETPTSFAEARREWITGD
- the queC gene encoding 7-cyano-7-deazaguanine synthase QueC produces the protein MKQEKAIVVFSGGQDSTTCLFWALRQFGEVETVTFDYGQRHSLEMKVAKSIAEELGLKHTVLDMSLLNQLAPSALTRKDMAIEEKEGEPPSTFVDGRNMLFLTFAAVMAKQAGARHLVTGVCETDFSGYPDCRDAFIKSLNVTLNLAMDYPFVIHTPLMWLNKAQTWELADQLGAYEFVKEKTLTCYNGVMGSGCGECPACKLRNAGLKQYEQQLAVKGAVIQ